The following DNA comes from Thermococcus piezophilus.
AATTCCCGCATAGCCACATGTCTGCCCGATGAGGAAACAGGCCAGAGATCACAGCAGGAGTAACAGAATCGAAACCATCAAGGCCATCAGAAAGTAGGGCATCGAAAACCTGTGAAAGTCACTTATGCGGATTCCAGAGATCCTGATTGCTATAAGATTTGCAAGGGAGCCCATCACAAGGCCGTTTCCCCCGAGGTTCACGCCGAGAGCTAGGGGCAGCCACTCGGGTTTTTGGCCAAGGAAGATCACTGTTGCCGGAACGTTGCTGATGAGCTGGCTCAAACCGGCTGAGGCGAGAAACAACGACACCCCTTCAGACGGAAGGGTATGACCAGAAAGCAAACGTGCAACCTCTCCAAAGTCAACGAAGATAAGGGCAAAGGTCATAACCAGTACCCAGTCAAAGCATAGCAAAGCCTCCCTTCCAAAGAAAAGCAGAAGGGACAAAGTTAGAGAAAGTGCCAGCAGAGGCTCCCCGATTTCAGCTAAACAAACGTCAGCAATCAGAAGCAGGAGGGAAACAAGGAGCAGTCTTCCGTTGATGACAACGGGAGGGGGCGTTTCAAGGGATATACTACTGTCATCGAGGGTCGTGGTGAACATTAAAAGCAGGAGAATCCAGAGCAGAACGAAGGGTAACATTCCGAATGTGAATTCTAAAAATGATAGCCCGTATGTGCTCCAGATTATGACGTTCTGGGGATTGCCTATCGGCGTTAGTGCGGAACCCACGTTTGCCGCTATGGCCGAGAGGACAATCGGACGGGTTGCATCTATTCCGACTAGTCTTGCTGTGGTGACGACAAGGGGTATGAAGATGAGCATCACCGTATCGTTCATTATAACCGCGGAAGAGAGAGCAATGACCGGGAGAAGAATGAACAGAAATCTTTTTTCAGAGCCATGTGAGAGGTCTATGAGTTTTAGTGAGAAGCGGGTAAACATGCCAGACAGCTCAAGACCCTTTGAAACGAGGGTTAAAGATGTTATCAATGCCAGGCTGTTCCAGTCGATGAGCTCGGGTGTCCTTAGAAGGAGAGGGCGGTCATGGATAACCAGAACCAGGTAGAGAACTATTAGAACCGTGAGGAACCACTCCTTCATTGCAAAGCTTTTCAGTCTTTCAAACGCCGTATCTCATAACCTCCTCCATGAGCCTGTAATCCGGAATGAGCTCCTTTCCATCGGCGGAAATGCGAACGTGAAGGACTATAAAGCTTCTCCACGCTACTGAAACAACCCAGCAGTTTTCAGGTTTCCTGAACTCTGCAGCCTCAAGAACACGGAGTCCCTTAAGAATTTCCCTGGCCCTATCCTTCACCCTTACCGGGTCAATTTCACCACACTCCACTCCCGGCAACCCCTTGGGCAGCGGGCTCTCGGTTTTTGGGTCATAGTGAAGCCTGTCAATGGCGACATTCAGATACATCACGGGAATATCAATGTTAACGCCATGAGGTGTGTGATGAATTATCGGCATTCCGGCGGTAAAAAATGGCAGGGCGTTTTTTACGGTCTCTATGGCTGTTTCAGCTACTTCGGGGGTGAGTTCTCTTGGAACGGGCATTCTTCTTATTGGTGGAGGAATGGGCGGCATGGGAGAATCACCCGATAAGGATCTCTTCCCTTTAGGATACCTTAAAGTTTCCGGTCATGTTGCCGCGAAAGGTTGAGGTTTCTTGACAGATAGTACAAATGGTGGAAATTTTATAAGGTCACTTTTTTACGTTTCCAGTGTGTTGGATATGATCCAATTGTCAAGCACAACTGCGTGGTCAAAACTAAGATTTCACCAAAGGGCAAGAAGTGATTAAAAACTTAATCATAACAATTGTGAGTCAAGATAAACTTGAGCTTAAATTTTTATAAATCATGTGCGAAGGTATTTTTCCCTTTCCTGCTGGTTGTTTCTAATTTAAAAACATCGAGCTGGAAGCCTGGGGAACGAAGGGGTTCTCGAGTTTGACGTGCAACCTGTTGCATAGCACTCCACGAGGGCATTATTATTGCATAATCATAATTTTGATGGATGGGTGGAAGGTACACTGAAGCAAAAACTGGATCTGGACCACAGAGGGACTCCACCGCCAAGGCAGAGGGGTAATAATAGAAAAAGAACAACCCCCTCATCCCACGCTCTTTTCTCATATAGGTTCTCAATTCCGCTTAATTTGGTTTAAACATGCCTTTTAATCCCCAGGTAAACTAGTATAACCATCAGGAAGACTCCAATAAGGACAATTAAAGACTTAGGAATGGTTAATCTCGGGGAAAAGTTTCCACATCGAGGGGGTTCCTGTACGCTACCTACATACATTTTTATGTGAGTTAGGTTCTTCCCGTCATAAAAGAACATAAGCGGTAACTCTGAAATGAAGACGCTCCCATTAACTTTAACATCTCCTGGATAATAGATGAGAATTCCCTCACCAACAGGTAGTGCATGAAAGGTTGAGAGTACGTTGAGCGTTTTGCTCCCAAAGAAGCCTGACACATATCTGTCAAATTCAGTCACTGGAATTTTATAAGTTGAATTTGAAAGTCTAAAGACCATGAAACCGTTCTCAATGACTCCCCTGACAACTGAGGGTCTTTTCTGGGGGGTGTTGGTGAAGTAGCTCAGAATCTCGGTTCCATTACATTCTGCATGCTCTTTTCCATTCTGAAACTCAAGTATTGTGCAGTTCCATATGAGGAATGCACAACCATCGAAGCGATAAACTCTCATTTCGGTTTTTTTGGCAGTGAGTGTAATGTTCCTTGTCTCCCCGTTGATAGTCACGGTGATGTTTTTGTAGGGAACTACCACCTGCTTGCGCTGGAGAATGTAAAAAGTCCCGTTGATCTCAGTCACTATTGATGGCTCACCGAGTAGAGGATTGCTTTTTCCCAAAAAGAGCAGGTTACTTCCATTAAAGAGATAGTAGAGGTTATATTCTCCATCAGGCACATTGCGCCTGAGCGTTTGCTCTCCCGCAACCCTCTCGCATATCCATTCGGAATGGTGCACAATAATAAATACATACCCATTGCTGGGTAGGATCGAGGTTATTGAATAGGTTTCATAGGGCTCACAGGTCTCACCGGAAACTAATGGAAAAATAAGTAGCAAAACTAAAAATGAGATTTTAAACGACTTATACATACTCATCCCCCAATTTCCTCCAGTCGAGTTTAAAACTCCATTAATCTCCCTTTCAAATAGGACACTCCCCTGACACCCTTGCTGGAAACGTTTGTGCTATTTAATACATGGATAAATTCTCTGTTACCAAGTATCACGGAAATCTGATCCACCACAGTCCAAAGTTCACCATGGAGTATCACCGGCATTTAGTACTCACAATAGCATAAAAACATTTTGAACGAAGATGGTTAAAATTTTAACAAAATGATTCGGAATCAAGAGGTAAAACCGGTTACTCGCGCTTAAAATGGAAAAAGAACCGAAAAATACTCACCTCAAAATCCTCATCGCATTAAACACCGCTATCAGTGCAACTCCAACGTCGGCAAACACTGCTTCCCACATTGTAGCCTCTCCAAGAACTCCGAGGCTTATGAAGGCGAACTTAACGCCGAGGGCAAAGATTATGTTCTGCCACACTATCCTCCGGGTCTTTCTGGCTATCCTGATGCCCCTCGGAAGCTTTGATGGTTTATCATCCATTATGATGATATCAGCGGTCTCTATGGCGGCATCGCTCCCCAAAGCTCCCATCGCAACGCCCACATCTGCCCTCGCAATAACTGGAGCATCATTTATTCCGTCGCCTACGAAAACTATCTTCTCCTCGTCTTTCTTCTCTCCTTCAAGTTTTTCAATGATTTTCACCTTATCCTCGGGTAAGAGCTCGGCGTGGAAGTCATCCAGGCCAATCTGCTTTGCTATTTCCTCCGCAACATCTCTTCCATCACCGGTCACCATTATAACTTTTTTAACGCCCAAACGCTTTAGCTCTCTCACAGCTTTTGGGGCATCTTCCTTTATCTCATCGGATATAACTATGTAGCCAGCGTATTTCCCATTAACGACCACATGAGCAACGGTTCCTTTTACGTGGCATGTATCGTGCTCAACATCAAAGCGGTGCAGTAATCTATCATTTCCAACCAAGATTTCAGTTCCATCTATTCTAGCCCGAACGCCATGCCCAGCTATCTCCTCATGCTCCTTTATTTGAGCCTCGTTAATTTTCTCTCCATAAGCTTCCTTTATTGCCCTTGCAATTGGGTGGTTTGAGTGTGCCTCTGCCAAAGCCGCGAACCTCAAAATTTCTTCCTCGTTAAAGCCGTTTCTCGTTTCTATTTTCGTAACCTTAAAGACACCCTTTGTTAGCGTCCCTGTTTTGTCAAAAGCTACAATTGTAGCTTTGCTGAGGGCATCGAGGAAGTTCGAGCCCTTGACGAGTATGCCCTCCCGCGCTGCCTTTCCAATCCCGCCAAAGTAGCCGAGAGGTATTGAAAGCACTAAAGCGCAAGGGCATGAGATTACCAAGAGCACTAAAGCCCTATAAACCCATTTAGAAAAGGGCTCTCCAAAAGCTAATGGAGGAATTAAAGCAACAAGTGCAGCTAATCCCACAACCGCTGGAGTGTAGTGGTGAGCGAACTTCGTGATGAACTTTTCTGTTTTGGCTTTCCTTGCACTTGCATTTTCCACAAGCTCTAAAATCCTTGAAATGGTTGACTCCTTAAGCTCTTTTGTAACTTTGACCGTCAAAAGACCGCTTAAGTTGACCATTCCAGAGAGAATCTCATCCCCTTCTCTTATAGTTCTTGGAACGCTCTCGCCTGTCAGGGCGGACGTGTCTACCGTTGAGGTTCCCTCAATTACAAAGCCATCCACAGGAACTCTTTCTCCAGGTTTAATAACTATCACATCTCCAACTTTGAGCTCCTCTGGCTTGACTTTAATTAGCTTATCACCAACTTTCAAGTTCGCATATTCGGCTTTTAAAGCTAGCAAAGCCTTAATTGAGCGCCTTGATCTGTTAACAGCTAAATCCTGGAAGAACTCGCCAACGATGTAGAACAGCATTACTCCCACAGCCTCGGGATATTCCTTAATTGCAAACGCTCCCAGCGTGGCTATTGCTATTAGAAAGTTCTCGTCGAAGACGTTGCCGTGGAAGGAGTTGACAAAAGCATTCCTTAGCACTTTCCAGCCCACA
Coding sequences within:
- a CDS encoding SLC13 family permease codes for the protein MKEWFLTVLIVLYLVLVIHDRPLLLRTPELIDWNSLALITSLTLVSKGLELSGMFTRFSLKLIDLSHGSEKRFLFILLPVIALSSAVIMNDTVMLIFIPLVVTTARLVGIDATRPIVLSAIAANVGSALTPIGNPQNVIIWSTYGLSFLEFTFGMLPFVLLWILLLLMFTTTLDDSSISLETPPPVVINGRLLLVSLLLLIADVCLAEIGEPLLALSLTLSLLLFFGREALLCFDWVLVMTFALIFVDFGEVARLLSGHTLPSEGVSLFLASAGLSQLISNVPATVIFLGQKPEWLPLALGVNLGGNGLVMGSLANLIAIRISGIRISDFHRFSMPYFLMALMVSILLLLL
- a CDS encoding heavy metal translocating P-type ATPase, encoding MPKKLKLEGLNCARCAYEIEEALKKEGFEFALVNFTTNELVIEGDVERAKEIVKRVEPGIRIVEKKEHHDHDHGHHHDHDEDSGKMPYFIIPSLVLFIAGILLRYYYNYDNAFVFGIFVASYLLVGWKVLRNAFVNSFHGNVFDENFLIAIATLGAFAIKEYPEAVGVMLFYIVGEFFQDLAVNRSRRSIKALLALKAEYANLKVGDKLIKVKPEELKVGDVIVIKPGERVPVDGFVIEGTSTVDTSALTGESVPRTIREGDEILSGMVNLSGLLTVKVTKELKESTISRILELVENASARKAKTEKFITKFAHHYTPAVVGLAALVALIPPLAFGEPFSKWVYRALVLLVISCPCALVLSIPLGYFGGIGKAAREGILVKGSNFLDALSKATIVAFDKTGTLTKGVFKVTKIETRNGFNEEEILRFAALAEAHSNHPIARAIKEAYGEKINEAQIKEHEEIAGHGVRARIDGTEILVGNDRLLHRFDVEHDTCHVKGTVAHVVVNGKYAGYIVISDEIKEDAPKAVRELKRLGVKKVIMVTGDGRDVAEEIAKQIGLDDFHAELLPEDKVKIIEKLEGEKKDEEKIVFVGDGINDAPVIARADVGVAMGALGSDAAIETADIIIMDDKPSKLPRGIRIARKTRRIVWQNIIFALGVKFAFISLGVLGEATMWEAVFADVGVALIAVFNAMRILR